The Larus michahellis chromosome 2, bLarMic1.1, whole genome shotgun sequence genome window below encodes:
- the LRRC14B gene encoding leucine-rich repeat-containing protein 14B — MKSLRFISAEAFVSNAEFARKSLGSVAHNLFPLLFKASYLLEQGEVIHDLVENWPFVDFNIGKLLGTTVDYQEDLSHRTCSVCLESCLTGLRDYVLNHPSPFVKRLKVVDLTGIKDVEVQFCECKKTMGRWARTQLLSKLCVELLVYLQQRPCNPGIFEISIDVLIDLFVTERNYELVVQALLKKCYCPLKICCVALRSDSLALQKFFYITKLIDPSLLRKLEIVHNVRLEMEHLEMLFNSIHFPLLMSLTLPARTFNVRRFTATDERMLTNIGEKMGKMTQLTELSMSFSILTGRIQKLLSPLKTPLKMLDVSNCSLNHADMAYLANSFHANHLEALDLSGHNIPDLYPSTFFKLLSHSSSVLRSLTLEDCNIQDTHVNMLILSLSPCQKLQEFRFLGNPLSSQALKHLFTFLCELPMLKNVEFPVPRDCYPIGITYPIDDACLCRFDHQKYESVAEELNLILLQANREDVKASTPLFGSYDAAVQETNNELGAYLMKSFKETLEKFTTSLNKMS, encoded by the exons ATGAAGTCTCTCCGATTCATTAGTGCCGAAGCATTCGTGTCAAATGCAGAGTTTGCCAGGAAGAGTCTCGGCAGTGTTGCCCAtaatctttttcctcttctttttaaagcCAGCTATTTACTGGAGCAAGGGGAAGTGATTCATGACTTGGTAGAGAACTGGCCATTTGTTGACTTTAACATCGGAAAACTTTTGGGAACTACTGTGGACTACCAGGAAGACCTGAGCCATAGAACATGTTCAGTGTGCTTGGAAAGCTGTCTGACAGGGCTGAGAGACTATGTGCTGAATCATCCTTCTCCCTTCGTGAAAAGGTTGAAAGTGGTTGACCTGACGGGTATAAAAGATGTTGAAGTTCAGTTTTGTGAGTGTAAGAAGACAATGGGCAGATGGGCCAGGACACAGCTGCTCTCTAAGCTTTGTGTAGAACTGCTGGTTTACCTCCAACAAAGACCCTGCAATCCAGGTATCTTTGAAATCAGTATTGATGTGCTAATTGATCTGTTTGTTACTGAGCGTAACTATGAGCTGGTAGTGCAGGCCCTGTTGAAGAAATGCTATTGTCCACTGAAGATCTGCTGTGTGGCATTAAGATCTGACAGCCTGGCTTTGCAGAAATTCTTCTATATCACAAAGCTCATTGATCCCTCTCTGTTGCGCAAACTGGAAATAGTTCACAATGTTCGTTTAGAAATGGAACACTTGGAAATGCTCTTCAACAGTATCCACTTCCCTCTATTGATGTCCTTGACCTTGCCAGCACGAACATTTAATGTGCGGAGGTTTACAGCTACAGATGAACGGATGCTTACTAACATTGGAGAAAAGATGGGCAAAATGACGCAGCTGACCGAGCTGAGTATGTCATTTTCTATACTCACAGGAAGAATACAGAAACTGCTCAG CCCACTAAAGACTCCACTGAAGATGCTGGATGTTTCTAACTGCTCATTGAACCATGCTGATATGGCCTATTTAGCCAATAGCTTCCATGCTAATCACTTAGAAGCCCTGGACCTGAGTGGTCACAATATACCTGACCTTTACCCATCAACATTCTTTAAGCTTCTCAGCCATTCCTCTTCAGTGCTCAGGAGTCTTACCTTGGAGGACTGTAACATCCAAGACACTCATGTCAACATGTTGATTTTAAGTTTAAGCCCTTGTCAGAAACTACAGGAGTTTAGGTTTCTTGGAAACCCGCTGTCATCCCAAGCACTTAAACACCTTTTCACATTTCTCTGTGAGTTGCCAATGCTGAAAAACGTGGAGTTCCCAGTTCCAAGGGACTGCTACCCCATTGGCATCACCTACCCAATTGATGATGCCTGTCTCTGCAGATTTGATCACCAAAAATATGAAAGTGTAGCAGAGGAACTTAACCTTATTTTACTCCAAGCAAATAGGGAGGATGTGAAGGCTTCAACTCCACTCTTTGGCAGTTACGATGCAGCTGTTCAGGAGACGAACAATGAACTGGGAGCTTACTTGATGAAGTCCTTCAAAGAAACTTTAGAAAAGTTCACTACTTCTCTTAACAAAATGAGTTAA